A region of Vespula vulgaris chromosome 1, iyVesVulg1.1, whole genome shotgun sequence DNA encodes the following proteins:
- the LOC127072616 gene encoding cilia- and flagella-associated protein 44 isoform X3 has protein sequence MDGFIRVWFYETIDLANPEPEDPFLEIQPIYEFCITENETKDLKKNAMLMGIQKQEPNDPDNTFWYAQDGNGGLWLIDLNTFKEPEVSQKIFTCHAGAISDMDVAQWGPFVATIGIDGRLHIYNYAEKKLILIYHFRDPGKQVIWFPCKIDATGSALICAFDSGVIRMVIVAVLTANKRNNIKENFTRLVQVLKPHSQSINVMSMNPSYSLLVTGSDDSTIFVFNISTTSTYPTLQPIGYIKMPSGITCMTWKPKHESTLLIGCMRGDWGEIQLPQSPQAYVKTSYELTLSKPALFKFHSVKSAIRIDILKKEIENKKMIKIAKKREEMERIREANPGIEIDEESFLMDSEEDPPLPKIYIPEIPNKILMIQYTNQETVWLSMAGFDAGYMYEYPVPEKSKVIRPEPIKSTIICDGDDTEIRSCLSYKQGKYLFLGMECGEIRVCRVNPEDHTDLSDYWILPMHDNYNGYIPKMLLSYDHTILLTCGHDGNLFSYKINDDTADEKIDIPQPSVPVRSLDGIHDVEDIEEPEHPTLEDIIVKTEHDKVVALAKEKKEKTLEILHELTAKYTKIVDRNRNLLKSQQIPHKNFELDPRITADLNNQLKMQMDLIHRKEAFQIEKSTLALKKLMDHFIEPITCIPFAVCRILKPDTMVHSIREHKLDSNFENIYTEVINCIEKSKKLMTKKEKELTTEEIEEQDEQKIKGAESFLKSLNLSGIEHKLSTQIIHMLGKYKTWRAKLEERQKEWNLMPKKELDPNIKHPDDIAAIKLAKQTIGVYNLKDSPKLEVQNQIENLTMIKYKQYLDCKKRLHYLRDNFNTKLKKVRAEKQNLYLKILQLIKTLKKIHAEIPKHNIKTLPNLPITDNDIEFPEENLQFEKYVSITEQAKHYKESISIYEIPDSMSDLIEEEYEVLLLERKITEINEEFSFLEPDTSERRIKTRSIVHSKLLQGLNSADHGETLWEREMKHSRMLRKIYEQDCILRYIENTYKEFDKQLDELEQERLDIVAESIYMNLHLLTLHQEYIILREYEAKETLLRKNVDEKLEEEAAIIQKIHVTNNKIERKKKNINKLQESIQDIAYEYMTSIQSNKFQNFLRKIFKKTYKLPKELDDAETSSTTTTETTSEEDEEGSIDSKDIGYIYFDESICPVGCDKALYDMAFVMREKRYECEYEIKEENKTIEKLQKEVEMDTKKLKTFKDLLKTNVDELEKFMLEKQRKLNDIDVTIILKFHQLQHFINSYTVSSIQESIVFDKTRLSHLHDRVGELQQETFNLYAKQKTNKVHLYRMKIDCKHMKNEIKNLKNKIKEEMKKKFGQTISLTAMYETVLQRMVYNIKSDLSEIMKSYEEQLKCIKEKYSEQVMVLGKLIQDNTEKLSFLTILEEEQLALRKVLKQVPISEEDMLQIELQYKLDIVKLETILASQKEQKELFLADIKNLSMKSGALPPIYHKSNYKKNLNESELNKLTTNIVNSNNYEITMSSSDVKESNLATLIHYLISRVIESFLGTEQAKQLKQEMFEDIVSAFTNISNTEEIQACIEQIMKYIENVLPMDERETIDIVRETIKESLYDIIQRKIILDANAEQFIDSGKKKIEE, from the exons ATGGATGGTTTTATACGCGTTTGGTTTTATGAAACTATAGATTTGGCAAATCCAGAACCAGAAGATCCATTCCTTGAAATTCAACCAATTTATGAGTTCTGCATCACTGAAAATGAAAccaaagatttaaaaaaaaatgcaatgcTAATGGGTATACAAAAACAAGAGCCAAATGATCCTGACAATACTTTTTGGTACGCTCag gATGGCAATGGTGGTTTATGGCTAATAGActtaaatacttttaaagaACCAGAAGTATCACAAAAGATATTTACTTGTCATGCAGGAGCTATAAGTGATATGGATGTTGCACAATGGGGACCATTTGTTGCAACTATTGGTATAGATGGtcgtttacatatttataattatgcagaaaaaaaattaattcttatttatcattttcgtGATCCTGGTAAACAAGTTATATGGTTTCCATGTAAA atagaTGCAACTGGATCTGCACTTATATGTGCTTTTGATAGTGGTGTTATTCGTATGGTTATTGTAGCAGTATTAACTGCTAATAAACGtaacaatataaaagaaaacttcaCTAGATTAGTTCAAGTTTTGAAACCACATTCACAATCTATTAATGTAATGTCAATGAATCCGTCATACAG TTTATTAGTAACAGGTAGTGATGATTCCactatatttgtatttaatatttctactacttctacttACCCTACTCTTCAGCCAATTGGTTATATTAAAATGCCTTCAGGGATAACTTGTATGACTTGGAAACCTAAACat gAATCAACATTATTGATTGGATGTATGAGGGGAGATTGGGGAGAAATTCAATTACCACAATCACCACAAGCATATGTTAAAACTAGTTATGAACTTACACTTTCTAAGCCTGCTTTATTTAAGTTTCATTCTGTAAAATCAGCTATAAGAATAGATATACTCaagaaagagattgaaaataaaaaaatgataaaaatagcAAAGAAACgcgaagaaatggaaagaataagagaagcAAATCCTGGCATTGAAATTGATGAAGAATCTTTCCTTA TGGACTCTGAAGAGGATCCACCTCTTCCAAAAATTTACATCCCAGAAATaccaaacaaaattttaatgattcaaTATACCAATCAAGAAACAGTGTGGTTATCAATGGCTGGTTTTGATGCAGGGTACATGTATGAATATCCAGTACCAGAAAAAAGCAAAGTTATAAGACCAGAACCAATTAAATCTACTATAATCTGTGATGGAGATGATACAGAAATAAGAAGTTGTCTTTCATA TAAACAgggaaaatatttgtttttggGTATGGAATGTGGTGAAATCAGAGTTTGTAGAGTTAATCCAGAAGATCATACAGATCTTTCAGATTATTGGATTTTACCTATGCATGACAATTACAACGGATATATACCAAAAATGTTACTTAGTTATGATCATACAATACTTCTTACATGCGGACATGAtggaaatcttttttcttataaaatcaatGATGACACAGCTgatgaaaaaatagatataccaCAACCAAGCGTACCTGTGCGATCG TTGGATGGTATACATGATGTGGAAGATATAGAAGAACCTGAACATCCTACTCTTGAAGACATTATTGTAAAAACAGAACATGACAAAGTTGTAGCTttagcgaaagagaaaaaagaaaaaactcttGAGATATTACATGAATTAACTGCAAAGTATACGAAAATAGTAGATAG GAATCGAAATCTATTAAAATCACAGCAAATTCcacataaaaattttgaattagATCCACGAATCACTGCCGATTTGAATAACCAATTGAAAATGCAAATGGATTTAATACACAGAAAGGAAGCATTTCAAATTGAAAAGAGTACACTTGCCTTAAAAAAGCTAATGGACCACTTTATTGAACCTATTACATGTATACCTTTTGCTGTTTGTAGAATAct aaaGCCAGATACAATGGTACACTCGATACGAGAACATAAACTGGATAgtaactttgaaaatatttacacaGAAGTCATAAATTGCattgaaaaaagcaaaaaattaatgac aaaaaaagaaaaggaattgaCAACAGAAGAAATTGAAGAACAagacgaacaaaaaataaaaggtgCAGAAAGCTTTCTAAAAAGTCTTAATCTCTCTGGCATAGAGCATAAGCTAAGCACACAAATAATTCATATGttaggaaaatataaaacatggAGAGCAAAATTGGAGGAACGTCAAAAAGaa tggAACTTAATgccaaaaaaagaattggatCCTAATATCAAACATCCAGATGATATAGCAGCTATTAAATTGGCAAAACAAACGATTGGTGTATATAATCTAAAAGATTCACCAAAATTGGAAGTACAAAATCagatagaaaatttaacaatGATTAAATACAAGCAATATTTAGATTGCAAAAAGAGG CTTCATTATCTACGTGATAATTtcaatacaaaattaaaaaaagttagagcagaaaagcaaaatttatatttaaaaattttgcaattaattaaaacattaaagaaaattcatgCAGAAATACcaaaacataatataaaaactttacCTAATTTACCTATAACTGACAATGATATTGAATTCCCCGAAGAAAATTTGCAA tttgaaaaatatgtatcaaTCACGGAGCAAGCAAAACATTACAAAGAatcaatatctatatatgaaaTTCCTGATTCAATGAGTGACTTAATAGAAGAGGAATATgaagttttattattagaaagaaaaattacggaGATAAATGAGGAATTTAGTTTTCTAGAGCCAGATACATCTGAGAGAAGAATTAAAACAAGGTCAATTGTTCATTCCAAATTATTACAAGGATTGAATTCTGCTGATCATGGTGAAACACTATGGGAACGTGAAATGAAACATTCTCGTATGTTACGTAAAATTTATGAACAAGATtgtattttacgatatattgaaaatacttACAAAGAATTTGATAAACAATTGGATGAATTAGAACAAGAAAGACTTGACATTGTTgcagaaagtatatatatgaacttGCATTTGTTAACACTTCATCAAGAATATATCATATTGAGAGAATACGAAGCAAAAGAAACTTTATTGAGAAAAAATGTTGATGagaaattagaagaagaagctgcTATAATACAAAAG atacatgtaactaataataaaatagaacgcaaaaagaaaaatattaataaattgcaAGAATCAATACAAGATATTGCTTATGAATACATGACAAGTATCCAAAGTAATAAGTTTCAAAACTTTTtgcgtaaaatatttaaaaaaacatacaAATTACCAAAGGAGCTTGATG atGCTGAGACATCAAGCACTACAACGACTGAAACAACTtctgaagaagatgaagaaggaagCATTGACAGTAAAGATattggatatatttattttgatgaGAGTATATGCCCTGTAGGATGTGACAAAGCGTTATATGATATGGCGTTTGTTATGAGAGAAAAACGTTATGAATGTGAATATGAGattaaagaggaaaataagaCAATAGAAAAGTTACAAAAGGAAGTAGAGATGGATaccaaaaaattaaaaacctTCAAAGATTTACTTAAAACGAATGTTGATGAATTGGAAAAATTTAtg ttggagaaacaaagaaaattgaatgatATAGATGTGACAATAATTCTTAAATTTCATCAATTacaacattttattaattcttatacTGTATCAAGTATACAAGAATCTATTGTATTTGATAAAACAAGATTATCTCATTTACATGATAGAGTAGGAGAATTACAACAAGAAACATTCAACTTATATGCTAAACAAaa AACCAATAAAGTCCATCTATATAGAATGAAAATTGATTGTAAGCATATGAAGAATGAAatcaaaaatttgaaaaataaaataaaagaagagatgaaaaagaaatttggcCAAACGATATCATTAACAGCTATGTATGAAACAGTATTACAAAGAATGgtctataatattaaaagtgaTTTATCTGAAATTATGAAATCATATGAAGAACAACTTAAAt gtattaaagaaaaatatagtgaACAAGTAATGGTGCTAGGAAAACTTATCCAAGataatacagaaaaattaagtttTTTAACTATCCTAGAGGAAGAGCAGTTAGCTCttagaaaagttttaaaacAAGTTCCCATATCTGAA gAAGATATGTTACAAATAGAATTGCAGTACAAGCTAGATATAGTGAAGTTAGAGACCATTCTTGCTAGtcaaaaagaacagaaagagcTATTTCTTgctgatataaaaaatcttaGTATGAAATCAGGAGCATTACCTCCTATTTATCATAAAtctaattataagaaaaatttgaatgaAAGTGAACTAAATAAATTGACAACTAATATAg TAAACTCGAACAATTATGAAATAACTATGTCATCATCGGATGTTAAAGAAAGTAACTTGGCAACTTtg aTTCACTATTTGATCTCACGAGTCATAGAATCCTTCTTGGGAACAGAACAAGCAAAGCAATTAAAGCAAGAAATGTTTGAAGACATTGTATCAGCCTTCACAAATATTAGTAACACTGAAGAAATTCAAGCATGTATTGAgcaaattatgaaatatattgaaaatgttcTCCCAAtggatgaaagagaaacgatagaTATCGTGCGTGAAACAATTAAAGAAAGTTTGTATGACATTATACAAAG aaaaataatcttaGATGCAAATGCGGAACAATTTATAGATAGtggtaaaaaaaagatcgaagaataA
- the LOC127072616 gene encoding cilia- and flagella-associated protein 44 isoform X1, protein MITSIGKHVVVSTSSKNAFTDSDLGSKDLLKIIMVDTDDEIDALENFPEDQENNDETISEDVQKYYDVETHISKPFRVKNGTVPINILEFDYSFSYDCQKYFNFCVADPNTIIFASGNIIHFLDVPTKKIWFRRGATGGGIGHIIKNPTFNHIAIGENGIDPPIIIYNWPSMEIITCLFGGTKRQYSHLHYSSDGLLLVSQGGSPDYFITIWKWQESKILLQCKSHSQSIFNVMFSTFVPGSLISCGSGHIKFWRMAQTFTGLKLKSGSGRFGRTEISDIIGAFQMPDKKVLSGCEWGNILLWDEDLIKFEISKKNKEFCHTKPIVQFEYINAELFTVGMDGFIRVWFYETIDLANPEPEDPFLEIQPIYEFCITENETKDLKKNAMLMGIQKQEPNDPDNTFWYAQDGNGGLWLIDLNTFKEPEVSQKIFTCHAGAISDMDVAQWGPFVATIGIDGRLHIYNYAEKKLILIYHFRDPGKQVIWFPCKIDATGSALICAFDSGVIRMVIVAVLTANKRNNIKENFTRLVQVLKPHSQSINVMSMNPSYSLLVTGSDDSTIFVFNISTTSTYPTLQPIGYIKMPSGITCMTWKPKHESTLLIGCMRGDWGEIQLPQSPQAYVKTSYELTLSKPALFKFHSVKSAIRIDILKKEIENKKMIKIAKKREEMERIREANPGIEIDEESFLMDSEEDPPLPKIYIPEIPNKILMIQYTNQETVWLSMAGFDAGYMYEYPVPEKSKVIRPEPIKSTIICDGDDTEIRSCLSYKQGKYLFLGMECGEIRVCRVNPEDHTDLSDYWILPMHDNYNGYIPKMLLSYDHTILLTCGHDGNLFSYKINDDTADEKIDIPQPSVPVRSLDGIHDVEDIEEPEHPTLEDIIVKTEHDKVVALAKEKKEKTLEILHELTAKYTKIVDRNRNLLKSQQIPHKNFELDPRITADLNNQLKMQMDLIHRKEAFQIEKSTLALKKLMDHFIEPITCIPFAVCRILKPDTMVHSIREHKLDSNFENIYTEVINCIEKSKKLMTKKEKELTTEEIEEQDEQKIKGAESFLKSLNLSGIEHKLSTQIIHMLGKYKTWRAKLEERQKEWNLMPKKELDPNIKHPDDIAAIKLAKQTIGVYNLKDSPKLEVQNQIENLTMIKYKQYLDCKKRLHYLRDNFNTKLKKVRAEKQNLYLKILQLIKTLKKIHAEIPKHNIKTLPNLPITDNDIEFPEENLQFEKYVSITEQAKHYKESISIYEIPDSMSDLIEEEYEVLLLERKITEINEEFSFLEPDTSERRIKTRSIVHSKLLQGLNSADHGETLWEREMKHSRMLRKIYEQDCILRYIENTYKEFDKQLDELEQERLDIVAESIYMNLHLLTLHQEYIILREYEAKETLLRKNVDEKLEEEAAIIQKIHVTNNKIERKKKNINKLQESIQDIAYEYMTSIQSNKFQNFLRKIFKKTYKLPKELDDAETSSTTTTETTSEEDEEGSIDSKDIGYIYFDESICPVGCDKALYDMAFVMREKRYECEYEIKEENKTIEKLQKEVEMDTKKLKTFKDLLKTNVDELEKFMLEKQRKLNDIDVTIILKFHQLQHFINSYTVSSIQESIVFDKTRLSHLHDRVGELQQETFNLYAKQKTNKVHLYRMKIDCKHMKNEIKNLKNKIKEEMKKKFGQTISLTAMYETVLQRMVYNIKSDLSEIMKSYEEQLKCIKEKYSEQVMVLGKLIQDNTEKLSFLTILEEEQLALRKVLKQVPISEEDMLQIELQYKLDIVKLETILASQKEQKELFLADIKNLSMKSGALPPIYHKSNYKKNLNESELNKLTTNIVNSNNYEITMSSSDVKESNLATLIHYLISRVIESFLGTEQAKQLKQEMFEDIVSAFTNISNTEEIQACIEQIMKYIENVLPMDERETIDIVRETIKESLYDIIQRKIILDANAEQFIDSGKKKIEE, encoded by the exons ATGATCACGAGTATTGGTAAACACGTAGTAGTTTCAACATCGTCCAAAAATGCATTTACGGACTCTG ACTTAGGAAgcaaagatttattaaaaatcattatggTCGATACGGACGATGAGATCGATGcgttagaaaattttccagaagatcaagaaaataatgatgaaaCGATATCTGAAGACGtgcaaaaatattacgatGTGGAAACACATATTTCAAAACCGTTTCGTGTAAAAAACGGAACAGTacctataaatattttagaatttgA ttattctttttcatatgaTTGCCAgaagtattttaatttttgtgtAGCCGATccaaatacaattatttttgctTCTGGTAATATAATCCACTTTTTAGATGTAcctacgaaaaaaatatggtttaGGCGAGGTGCCACAGGAGGTGGAATTGGACATATAATT aaAAATCCAACATTTAATCATATTGCTATTGGTGAAAATGGAATTGATCctccaataattatttataattggcCAAGCATGGAAATCATAACATGCCTCTTTGGTGGTACAAAAAGACAGTATTCTCATTTACATTATAG TTCAGAtggattattattagtttcacAAGGAGGAAGTccagattattttattacaatttggAAGTGGCAAGAATCCAAGATTTTATTGCAATGTAAATCCCACTctcaaagtatttttaatgtaatgtTTTCTACTTTTGTACCTGGCAGTTTAATTTCATGTGGTTCAGGACATATTAAATTTTGGAGAATGGCTCAAACTTTTACTGGTCTTAAACTTAAAAGTGGATCTGGTAGATTTGGAAGAACTGAAATTTCAGATATTATTGGAGCTTTTCAAATGCCTGATAAAAag GTACTATCAGGTTGTGAATGgggtaatattttattatgggATGAAGATTtgattaaatttgaaatttctaaaaaaaataaagaattttgtcATACAAAACCTATTGTACaatttgaatatatcaatGCAGAGCTCTTTACTGTTG GAATGGATGGTTTTATACGCGTTTGGTTTTATGAAACTATAGATTTGGCAAATCCAGAACCAGAAGATCCATTCCTTGAAATTCAACCAATTTATGAGTTCTGCATCACTGAAAATGAAAccaaagatttaaaaaaaaatgcaatgcTAATGGGTATACAAAAACAAGAGCCAAATGATCCTGACAATACTTTTTGGTACGCTCag gATGGCAATGGTGGTTTATGGCTAATAGActtaaatacttttaaagaACCAGAAGTATCACAAAAGATATTTACTTGTCATGCAGGAGCTATAAGTGATATGGATGTTGCACAATGGGGACCATTTGTTGCAACTATTGGTATAGATGGtcgtttacatatttataattatgcagaaaaaaaattaattcttatttatcattttcgtGATCCTGGTAAACAAGTTATATGGTTTCCATGTAAA atagaTGCAACTGGATCTGCACTTATATGTGCTTTTGATAGTGGTGTTATTCGTATGGTTATTGTAGCAGTATTAACTGCTAATAAACGtaacaatataaaagaaaacttcaCTAGATTAGTTCAAGTTTTGAAACCACATTCACAATCTATTAATGTAATGTCAATGAATCCGTCATACAG TTTATTAGTAACAGGTAGTGATGATTCCactatatttgtatttaatatttctactacttctacttACCCTACTCTTCAGCCAATTGGTTATATTAAAATGCCTTCAGGGATAACTTGTATGACTTGGAAACCTAAACat gAATCAACATTATTGATTGGATGTATGAGGGGAGATTGGGGAGAAATTCAATTACCACAATCACCACAAGCATATGTTAAAACTAGTTATGAACTTACACTTTCTAAGCCTGCTTTATTTAAGTTTCATTCTGTAAAATCAGCTATAAGAATAGATATACTCaagaaagagattgaaaataaaaaaatgataaaaatagcAAAGAAACgcgaagaaatggaaagaataagagaagcAAATCCTGGCATTGAAATTGATGAAGAATCTTTCCTTA TGGACTCTGAAGAGGATCCACCTCTTCCAAAAATTTACATCCCAGAAATaccaaacaaaattttaatgattcaaTATACCAATCAAGAAACAGTGTGGTTATCAATGGCTGGTTTTGATGCAGGGTACATGTATGAATATCCAGTACCAGAAAAAAGCAAAGTTATAAGACCAGAACCAATTAAATCTACTATAATCTGTGATGGAGATGATACAGAAATAAGAAGTTGTCTTTCATA TAAACAgggaaaatatttgtttttggGTATGGAATGTGGTGAAATCAGAGTTTGTAGAGTTAATCCAGAAGATCATACAGATCTTTCAGATTATTGGATTTTACCTATGCATGACAATTACAACGGATATATACCAAAAATGTTACTTAGTTATGATCATACAATACTTCTTACATGCGGACATGAtggaaatcttttttcttataaaatcaatGATGACACAGCTgatgaaaaaatagatataccaCAACCAAGCGTACCTGTGCGATCG TTGGATGGTATACATGATGTGGAAGATATAGAAGAACCTGAACATCCTACTCTTGAAGACATTATTGTAAAAACAGAACATGACAAAGTTGTAGCTttagcgaaagagaaaaaagaaaaaactcttGAGATATTACATGAATTAACTGCAAAGTATACGAAAATAGTAGATAG GAATCGAAATCTATTAAAATCACAGCAAATTCcacataaaaattttgaattagATCCACGAATCACTGCCGATTTGAATAACCAATTGAAAATGCAAATGGATTTAATACACAGAAAGGAAGCATTTCAAATTGAAAAGAGTACACTTGCCTTAAAAAAGCTAATGGACCACTTTATTGAACCTATTACATGTATACCTTTTGCTGTTTGTAGAATAct aaaGCCAGATACAATGGTACACTCGATACGAGAACATAAACTGGATAgtaactttgaaaatatttacacaGAAGTCATAAATTGCattgaaaaaagcaaaaaattaatgac aaaaaaagaaaaggaattgaCAACAGAAGAAATTGAAGAACAagacgaacaaaaaataaaaggtgCAGAAAGCTTTCTAAAAAGTCTTAATCTCTCTGGCATAGAGCATAAGCTAAGCACACAAATAATTCATATGttaggaaaatataaaacatggAGAGCAAAATTGGAGGAACGTCAAAAAGaa tggAACTTAATgccaaaaaaagaattggatCCTAATATCAAACATCCAGATGATATAGCAGCTATTAAATTGGCAAAACAAACGATTGGTGTATATAATCTAAAAGATTCACCAAAATTGGAAGTACAAAATCagatagaaaatttaacaatGATTAAATACAAGCAATATTTAGATTGCAAAAAGAGG CTTCATTATCTACGTGATAATTtcaatacaaaattaaaaaaagttagagcagaaaagcaaaatttatatttaaaaattttgcaattaattaaaacattaaagaaaattcatgCAGAAATACcaaaacataatataaaaactttacCTAATTTACCTATAACTGACAATGATATTGAATTCCCCGAAGAAAATTTGCAA tttgaaaaatatgtatcaaTCACGGAGCAAGCAAAACATTACAAAGAatcaatatctatatatgaaaTTCCTGATTCAATGAGTGACTTAATAGAAGAGGAATATgaagttttattattagaaagaaaaattacggaGATAAATGAGGAATTTAGTTTTCTAGAGCCAGATACATCTGAGAGAAGAATTAAAACAAGGTCAATTGTTCATTCCAAATTATTACAAGGATTGAATTCTGCTGATCATGGTGAAACACTATGGGAACGTGAAATGAAACATTCTCGTATGTTACGTAAAATTTATGAACAAGATtgtattttacgatatattgaaaatacttACAAAGAATTTGATAAACAATTGGATGAATTAGAACAAGAAAGACTTGACATTGTTgcagaaagtatatatatgaacttGCATTTGTTAACACTTCATCAAGAATATATCATATTGAGAGAATACGAAGCAAAAGAAACTTTATTGAGAAAAAATGTTGATGagaaattagaagaagaagctgcTATAATACAAAAG atacatgtaactaataataaaatagaacgcaaaaagaaaaatattaataaattgcaAGAATCAATACAAGATATTGCTTATGAATACATGACAAGTATCCAAAGTAATAAGTTTCAAAACTTTTtgcgtaaaatatttaaaaaaacatacaAATTACCAAAGGAGCTTGATG atGCTGAGACATCAAGCACTACAACGACTGAAACAACTtctgaagaagatgaagaaggaagCATTGACAGTAAAGATattggatatatttattttgatgaGAGTATATGCCCTGTAGGATGTGACAAAGCGTTATATGATATGGCGTTTGTTATGAGAGAAAAACGTTATGAATGTGAATATGAGattaaagaggaaaataagaCAATAGAAAAGTTACAAAAGGAAGTAGAGATGGATaccaaaaaattaaaaacctTCAAAGATTTACTTAAAACGAATGTTGATGAATTGGAAAAATTTAtg ttggagaaacaaagaaaattgaatgatATAGATGTGACAATAATTCTTAAATTTCATCAATTacaacattttattaattcttatacTGTATCAAGTATACAAGAATCTATTGTATTTGATAAAACAAGATTATCTCATTTACATGATAGAGTAGGAGAATTACAACAAGAAACATTCAACTTATATGCTAAACAAaa AACCAATAAAGTCCATCTATATAGAATGAAAATTGATTGTAAGCATATGAAGAATGAAatcaaaaatttgaaaaataaaataaaagaagagatgaaaaagaaatttggcCAAACGATATCATTAACAGCTATGTATGAAACAGTATTACAAAGAATGgtctataatattaaaagtgaTTTATCTGAAATTATGAAATCATATGAAGAACAACTTAAAt gtattaaagaaaaatatagtgaACAAGTAATGGTGCTAGGAAAACTTATCCAAGataatacagaaaaattaagtttTTTAACTATCCTAGAGGAAGAGCAGTTAGCTCttagaaaagttttaaaacAAGTTCCCATATCTGAA gAAGATATGTTACAAATAGAATTGCAGTACAAGCTAGATATAGTGAAGTTAGAGACCATTCTTGCTAGtcaaaaagaacagaaagagcTATTTCTTgctgatataaaaaatcttaGTATGAAATCAGGAGCATTACCTCCTATTTATCATAAAtctaattataagaaaaatttgaatgaAAGTGAACTAAATAAATTGACAACTAATATAg TAAACTCGAACAATTATGAAATAACTATGTCATCATCGGATGTTAAAGAAAGTAACTTGGCAACTTtg aTTCACTATTTGATCTCACGAGTCATAGAATCCTTCTTGGGAACAGAACAAGCAAAGCAATTAAAGCAAGAAATGTTTGAAGACATTGTATCAGCCTTCACAAATATTAGTAACACTGAAGAAATTCAAGCATGTATTGAgcaaattatgaaatatattgaaaatgttcTCCCAAtggatgaaagagaaacgatagaTATCGTGCGTGAAACAATTAAAGAAAGTTTGTATGACATTATACAAAG aaaaataatcttaGATGCAAATGCGGAACAATTTATAGATAGtggtaaaaaaaagatcgaagaataA